The Methylocystis bryophila genome contains the following window.
GATCTTGCCGCCAACATCTGTCCCGTGGGCGTGATCCTGCACAAAGGCCGGGGCTTTGCCGTTCCAATTGGCGAACGGCTCTATGATCAGGAGTCGATCAGCGCGCGCGATCTCGCGGCGGCCGAGGAGGAGCATTGATGAGCGCGAAGCCCAAACTGCGCGTCGCGACAGTCTCGCTCGCTGGCTGCTTTGGCTGTCACACCTCTTTTCTCGACATTGACGAACGTTTTTTCGAGCTGCTCGAACATGTCGAGTTCGATCGCTCCCCTCTGACTGACGTGAAGGAGGTTGGACCCTGCGACATCGGTCTCGTCGAGGGCGGAGTCTGCAACGCCGAGAACGTCCATGTGCTGCGCGCGTTCCGCAAGCACTGCAAGGTGCTCGTCGCCATCGGGGCCTGCGCGATCAACGGGGGTCTGCCGGCGCAGCGCAACCATCTCGATCTCGACCACATTCTGCTCGAGGTCTATCAGACGGGCTACGCGCTCGATCGCGAGCGCGCCTTCGTCCCGAACGACCCGGAGCTGCCTCTTCTGCTCGATAAGGTTCGTCCGATCCGCGAGATCGTGCACGTCGACCATTATCTTTGCGGCTGTCCGCCATCCGCCGACGCGATCTGGAAATTTCTGACCGATCTCATCGGCGGCGCGACGCCTTATCTTCCCTATCCGCTCCGTCACTTCGACTAAAGGCGAATCATGGCCTTCGAACTCGAAACCGCCGCCGATCCGAAAAAGCTGCGCCGCATCGCCATCGATCCGATCTCCCGCGTCGAAGGGCACGGCAAGATCACGCTGCTTTTGGACGATGAGGGACACGTCCAACAGGCGCGGTTGCATATCGTGGAATTTCGCGGCTTCGAGAAATTCGTGCAGGGGCGGCCCTACTGGGAGGCCCCGGTGATGGTGCAGCGCCTCTGCGGCATCTGCCCGGTCTCGCACCAGATCGCCGCGGCCAAGGCGCTCGATCATGTCGTCGGCGCGACGCCGCCGCCGCCGAGCGCGGAGAAAATGCGCCGGCTCATGCATTACGGGCAGATCGTGCAGTCGCACGCGCTGCATTTTTACATGCTCGGTTCCCCGGACCTGCTTTTTGGTTTCGACGCCGACCTTCATCGGCGCAACATCGTCGCGGTGGCCGAGAAATATCCGGAGGTGGCGCGTCAGGGCGTGGCGATGCGCCGCTGGGGGCAGGAGGTCATTCGTCACACCTCCGGCAAGCGCGTGCACGGAACCGGCGCGGTCCCGGGCGGTATCAACAAGTTGCTCACGGAAACGGAGCGCGACGCGCTTCTTGCCGAAGCCGACCAAATGGTCGCGTGGTCCAAGGCGGCGGTCGATCTCGTCAAGGAGCTCGCCGCCGCCAATGAACGGGAATTTGCGGAATTCGGCCTGTTCCGCTCGTGCCTGATGTCGCTGGTCCGCCCCGACGGCGGTTTCGAGTTCTACGACGGCGTATTGCGCGTGCGCGACGAGGACGGCGCGATCCTCTTCGACCAGATCCCCGACCGGGATTACGACAAGCTCATCCGGGAAGAGGTCAAGTCCTGGAGCTATCTGAAATTTCCCTATCTGCAGACGCGAGGACGCGAGGACGGCAGCTACAAGGTTGGGCCGCTCGCGCGCGTGCAGAATTGCGATTTCATGCCGACGCCGCTCGCTGAAGCCGAACGCCGCGCTTTCGTCGCGGCGAGCGGAGGCAAGGTCAATCATGCGCCGCTCGCCTATCACTGGACCCGCATGATCGAAATGCTGCATGGGGCCGAGCTCATTCGCGAGCTGCTCGTCGATCCCGATCTCCTTTCCGGCGAGCGCATGGCTTCCGGGCCTCGCGCCCGCAGCGGGGTCGGGATCATCGAGGCGCCGCGCGGCACGCTGATCCATCACTATGAGGTCGGCGAGGACGATCTCATCGTGATGTGCAATCTGATCGTCAGCACGACGCATAATAATCAGGCGATGAACGAAGGCGTGCGCGCCGTGGCGCGACGCGATCTCGACGGCAAGCACATCACCGAGGGCCTGCTCAACCATCTGGAGGTGGTGGTCCGCGCCTTCGACCCCTGTCTTTCCTGCGCGACTCACGCGCTCGGCAAGATGCCGCTCGTCGTCGAGCTTTGCGAAGCCGACGGAAGGCTAATCGATCGTCGCGTGCGCAACTGACGAGGTCGCAGCGGCTCGTCGAGCTTGAGAGATTTGCGCAGCGTGCGGCTCAGCGGGTTCACAAGGTCAAGCGCGCCGTCATTGGCGGGCTGGGAACATGAGATCGGGGAGAGGGTGATGGTAGAGACGCGCAAGATCGGCGTTGTAGGCGCTGGGACGATGGGAAATGGTGTCGCGCAGACCTTTGCGGTGGCGGGGTTTCCAGTCGTGATGCGCGATCTGACCCAGGCCGCCCTGGACCGCGGAATGAAGACGATCAAGAAGAGTCTCGACCGCATGGTCTCGAAAGAAAAAATCTCGGCGCAGGACGCGGAGCAGGCGCTGGCGCGGATTCATACGACGACCAGCACGAGCGATCTCAAAGACAGCGATGTGGTCGTGGAAGCCATCCTCGAGGATCCCGAGATCAAAGCCAAGCTGATCCAAGAGCTCGATGGAATTTGTCGCCCCGATGCGATTTTTGCGACCAATACGTCGTCCATATCCGTCACGCGCATCGCCGCCTCCTCCTCCTCGCCCCAGCGCGTCATCGGCATGCATTTCTTCAATCCTGTTCCGCTGATGCAGCTGGTGGAGATCATCCGCGCGCTGCAAACCAGCGACGAGGTTTGCGAGACCATCGTGAAATTGACGGAGACGATCGGCAAGAAAGCGCGCGTCTCGAAGGACAGCTACGGCTTCGTGGTCAACCGGGTTCTCGTCCCGATGATCAACGAGGGCATCAATTGCGTCTACGAGGGCCTCGCCACGCCTGAGGACGTGGACGCGATGATGAAGCTCGGGGCCAATCATCCGATGGGTCCTCTGTCTCTCGCCGATTTGATCGGCCTCGACATCGTCCTCGACATCATGCAGACGCTCTACAATGGTTTCGACGATCCCAAATATCGTCCGAGCCCTCTCCTGAAGCAGATGTGCGATGCGGGTTATCTCGGCCGCAAGAGCGGCAGGGGCTTCTTCTCCTACGAGGCGCACGCCTGAGGTCAGGCCAGGGCTGTAAGCCGCCGTCAGCAGGCTTAGGGGCGGATCGCTTCGAGCCGCCCCGTCTCAAGGCTTGCGCAAAGATAGGCGAAAGCGTCATCCAGCGTCGATCGGGCTTCGGCGCTCAGGGGCGCCCCGAGCTCGAAGTCCCGGCCCGGCATGGACAAGAGCCAAGCCTGCGGCAAGTTTTGCCCGAGCTGCGCCGCGACGGCGAGCACGCAGGCGGGCGACAGGGCGTGCGTGCTATGGCTGGCGTCGAATTGGGGCGCCAACGGCGCCGTCTCGAAGGACGCGTCGCCGCGCACGCTTGCGTCGGCGAAGATGGCGACGTCGATGTTTTTCAGATCGAGCGCATTGTCGATTTGCCATTGGAAGTCCGTCAGCAAGACAAGATCCATAGGCAAGGCGCCCGCCGTAGCAAGCCACTGCTCGAGCTGGTCGATGAGCATAGGGCCCAAGGCGTCGTCGCCGCGGCTGGGATTGCCGACGGCGAAGATGAGCCAGCGCGGGCGCGCGTCATCGTTCAAATTCATCCTCTTCGGCATGGTCACGCGGGATCTAGACGGGGAGGGGCTCCTTTACAAGACGGGCTGTCGGGCGTCTGTCTTGTGGAGGCTCGAAGAAAATCGGGTCAGCTCACCCGCGCGTCCCCCATGGCTTTCGCCGCTCGTTGGCGCGCGGCGAGCGCCGTGACGAAGCAGGCGTAGCTCCATGTGAGATTGTCGGCGGAGGTCGGGGCGCCGTCCAGTTGGCTGAATTGTTCCGAGAGTTCTCGTGAGGCCGGCGTGAAGCGGCGCACTGTGGCGAGATACATGTCGCCGCGCCGAAGCGCCGCCTCGGCCAAAGCCTCACCGATTTTTCCAGCCTGCGGGAGCGCGGCGGCGGGCGTCTGCAATATCGCTGCGAGCGGCGCGCGACTTTCCTTGGTGACTGCGATCTCCTCGCCTTCCGCTGCGGCCTGCGCGAGGAGAAAGCAAAATTGCGCGGCGCCCAGGGTTGAGAAATAATAGGCGCCGCCGCTGAAATAGCTGTCGCCGGCATAGCGCCCGAGCGCCGGCGCGCGGTCCGCAGGCCGCCCCTGATTGATCGGATATTCCTCCTCGAACAGCCGCTCCAGCGCAAAAAAGGTCGCCAGCATTTTGGGATCCGTGACGCTGTGGGGCCCCGCCCGCCGGCCTGCATGGATCGCCGCGAGAACGACGGCGATGTCGAGTCGCCGCAGCGCCGATGCGTTCAGCCCGTCTTCGGGGAGGCGCGGGCGATAGACGCCGTCTTCCGCATCGAAGTGAGAATCGAGCGCGGCGAGCAAAGCACTGGCCGCCTTGGCGCAGGCGCTCGCTCGCTTCGCGTCGCCCGCTGCGGCCAAAAACGCCGCGCCTTCGGCGAGCGCCGCCTGCTGAACGAGGCGCGTGTGGTAATGGAAGCCGATGTTTTCTTCCCAGAGGTCGCAGCAAGGCAGACGCCAATGCGAGAGCGTATAGTCGAGATCGTAGCGCAAGAGCGTCAGCGCCGCCTCCGCCGCCCGGGCGCGAAAGGCGTCGAGCGCGAAGAAACGCATAACGGCGAGCGCGCGCAGCGCCGGGCCGTCGTTTTGGGGGCGACCCCATTTCATCACATCGAGTCCGCCATCGGCGTTGTGGCGGGCTTCGCCGAGTATCTTGTCGCCGACGATTGCGCCAATTTCCGCGCGTGGGCGCAAATGCTGTTGGAAAGATTGCTCGACGGCCTCGGGATAGCCGCCCTGTCGCAGGAAGGTAGGGCCGTCCAGGCGACAGAGTTTCAGGCTGAAAGCGACGAAATCGACGAGATGCTCGACACCAGAAGGCTCCAGCGTTTCATCCTCGATCGCCTCCCGAAGCGCGTCGGCGACAAGGGCGGAGTCGCGCAGCCAGTGGAAGAAATAATCCGGCTTGGGGTCGTAGGACGCCATTTCGGGCGAGGCGAGTATCGAGCCGCGCACGGGGCGAATGGTCTGCCCGAGTCCGGGCCGATGCTTCACGAGGGTCGTCGCAGAGACGGCGCGCAGCATCGCGCTCACGCAAAAGCGTTTCTGCTCGCTGGCCCAGTCGAGCTGTTCCTGAGGCTGCACCTTCTTCATCCTGCGGCTCCAAGTGCGAATTGCGCAAAAATTGCCAGACTTTGGACTAGAATGCGCTTCCGATTTCGTAGCCCCCAGGCTACGCGCTATCCGAAGGGCGCCGCGTCCATGCCGTCAATGCGAAAACATTTGGCCGCCCTCGCGCTTTTTGTCGCGATCTGGGCGTCGTCCTTCGCCCATGGTTGGGCGAAGGAAAGAGGCCCTGCTGTTGTGGCGCGAGGGCCGGCAAGAAGCGAACTGACAGCCGCCGGCCCAGGCTGGGTGAAGGTCTGTTTCGAGGATCCTCGCACGCGCCGTCAGACCTGCTACACGACCCGCGACTTCGCCGAAGAAGGGGGAACGCCGATACTCTCTCTCGAGGTCTTTGAGACCAAGGGAGAAGAGTCGATGCTGCTCCGCGCTTTTCTGCCGCTCGGCCTTGCGCTGAAGCCTGGCGTCAGGATCGGCCTCGAACGGGGCGAGCAGGAGAATGGCGCTTTCGACGCTTGCTTTCCTGCTGGCTGTTACGCCTCGAGCAATGTTGCCCCCGCCCTGGTCGATGCGATGAAGCGGGGCGGCCGGATCAGGCTCTCCGTCAAGAAGCTCTCGGGAGAGGAATTGGACTTTTTTCTTCCGCTGGAGGGCTTTGGCAAGGCCTTCGACGGTCCGGGCGCAGCGGCGGAGGAGATCGGTCCCGAGCCGCGCAAACGCCTACAGGACGAGCTTGTGGGGAGGGCCGCCGCGGAACGGCGAAGACTCGAAGGCGAGGGCGGGCCAAAGCCCCCGACGCCTCCGGCTGAAGCGTCGGGGGGGTAACGCGTTCAGCGCCGGTAATTCACCGTCGCGGGGCGGCGCTCTCGCTCGCTCGGCGGGCCTTGGGCTTCGCCGCCGCTTCGCTTTCGAGGCGCTGGCTCTCCTCCAGCCCCAAAAGCTCCGTGAGGCGGTTGCGGGCGCGGTTGACCCGGCTCTTCATCGTGCCTGGCGCGCAACCGCAGATTTCAGCCGCCTCGTCATAGGAGAGACCCGACGCGCCGATCAGGATCAACGCTTCGCGCTGATCGGCCGGCAGCTTCTGCAACGCCTCGCGGAAGTCCAGAAGATCCATATGGCCTGGCTGCGCGGCAGGAGCTTCGAGCCGAGCCGCCAGCGCGCCATCGGGGTCTGCGGTCTCGCGCCGGCGCTTCCGATAATCGCTGTAGTAGGCGTTGCGCAGGATCGTAAACAACCATGCGGTTAGGTTGGTCCCCTCGGTGAAGGAGTCCATGCTGCCTAAGGCCTTCAGCAAAGTATCGTGGACGAGATCGTCGGCGCGATCCGGATTGCCGCTCAAGGACACCGCAAAAGCGCGCAAAGAGGGGATGGCGGCGACGATGTCCGCCTTCATGCCCTCTGAACCGGCGCCTAACGAAGAGCCTTCCGCTATTGTCAATCCATCTCCCCGGGCCTACCCGCCGTCTGAGCGGCCGATATTGCGCCGGCGTCCAATTTATTCAAGAGCGCAAGGAACCGATCGGGGACCGGCTGCGCCAGCACGTCATCATAAATTTCCCGCAGTTCGCGGCCGATATATTCGCTCACGCCCGATTTCCCATTTGCAGGGGGGCGGCAGCTTGGCGCGCCCGGCTCCCGGTGAAGGGGGCTCATCGATCGGCCCCCGTGGTGCGGCTTGAAAGAAGTCTCTTCTCTACGTGCAGTGAGCTTAGCTCTGGGCTCGTCTTGTGTGGTAGGCGTATCGGAAGGGCTTACGGACGCGGATCGGATTCCATTGGTCCGGTTGGCTTTTACCATGGAGACCTCTAAGCTGTGGAGACATCTTTTTGTTTCGACGCCAGACAGTGGCTATGCTAAACAGTCACAGTGGTCAGACAACGCGTGGAAGGGGAATTGGTTCCATGGATTAACCTTGGGCATTTTCCGTAATCTCCATATTGGCTTAGGAAATGGCAGGCATTAGGCAAAGGGCGTCGCAGTCTAAAATGACCCTCTCACAGCAAATAGCGCGCCATATACCGTTCTTGAGGCGATTCTCTCGCGCGCTCACCGGCAGCCAGGAAGGCGGGGACGCTTACGCACTGGCGACGCTCGAAACCCTGGTCGCGGAACAGGGAGAAAAATCAGGCGGAAGCCGCCTTCGCCCCGGGGAAGACCCCAAGATCGCACTCTTTCGTTTGCTGCTCGATATTTGGTCTGCGGCTCCGATCAACGCGCATACGGAAGTCGCAAGCGAGCTCGAGCTCGGCGCGAGACGCAATCTCGAGGCGATTTCGCTGCGACCGCGCATCGCCTTCCTGCTCAGCGCGCTCGAAGGCTTCGCGCTTGAGGAGGTCGCCTCCACCCTCGACGTCTCCGTTGAGGAGGCGGGTGATCTCGTTGCGGCGGCGAATGCGGAAATCGCTGGCCAGATCGCCACCGAGGTGCTGATCATCGAGGACGAGCCATTGATTGCGCTCGATCTTCGGGAAGTGGTGGAGGAGCTCGGCCACAGCGTCGTCGGTGTGGCGCGCACGCATACGGAAGCGCTGGTTGAGATCGCCAAGGCGAGACCTGGCCTCATCCTCGCGGACATCCAGCTCGCCGACGGCAGCTCGGGCCTCGAGGCGGTCAACGAAATCCTATCAGACTTTTCGATTCCCGTGATTTTTATCACGGCTTATCCTGAGCGGTTCCTCCTTGGAGAGGCGCCGGAGCCAGCCTTTTTGATCGCCAAGCCCTTCGCCGTCGACGCGCTCAAAGCGGTCATCAGTCAGGCGCTGTTCTTCGATCGTCGCTCGCGGCCGGGCGTTTCCGGAACGGCCTGAACCGAATGGGTTCGGAAGGGACGCGCCCGGGCTTGGAGCGCGTTCGGATCGCGTGGAAACACGCGATCAAAAAGGATTAAGCTCCAAAACCGCTCTCGGCATGCTCTAGATCACGCTGCCTTCAGGGGGAATCGCCTGAAGGCAAAAAACGTGATTGATTCTTGAAGTCTAGAGCGAGAATTATGCGAAATGCGGATTTCCGCCTTTTCGCATCGCGCGCAAGGCCGGGACGAACGCCGAGCGCGTCTTTCCACGCTCAATTTTTGAAAACCAAGCCCGTACGTGGCTGAATGTCGCATGCCGAGGGAAACTTTGTCTCGGCGCGGGCGTTAGTTCTTTTAGTCGAGGAGGAGCGACGGGTCGAGAGAGGTGACAAGCATGAACACACTGCAGCAACCCCGCAAGTCGAACCGTGGATTCGCGTCGATGGACCCCGAAAAGCAGAGGCTCATCGCGCGAAAGGGCGGGCAAAGCGTTCCGGACGAGAAGCGCAGCTTTTCGCAAAATCCGGAATTGGCCGCCAAGGCCGGCCGAAAAGGCGGGCAGTCGGTTAATCCGGACAAGCGCAGCTTTTCGCGCGATCACGCGCTGGCGTCCGAGGCCGGACGTAAGGGCGGTCACGCCGCCCACGTGGGCGTGGTCAAGCAAACATCGACGAGGCACTAGAGCGCGACCCGATCGCGTGGAGTCACGCGATCGAAAAAGAATCGCGCTAAATCAACAGCTTGGAGCGAATGCTCATCGCAAAAGTCTTTGCGGAATTCGCTCTAACGCCATCCGTGTCGACCAGCGCGGGGCTCCCGTCGGCGCCGGCGTCGCAGCCTTTGTCCGCCGCAGGGACGCCGGGTCGACGCGGAAAAACGTCGACTTGGCGGCGGGAGGATTAAGCTGCTTCGTTCTGCGAACGGCCGGCGATCAGCTCGTAGATCGCAATGGGGTCGCGCGTTTTGCGCAGCGCCGCGACGGTGACTGGATCGCGGAGCATGCGCGCCGCGCAGGCCAACGACTTGAGGTGGTCGGCGCCGGCGCTCTCAGGCGTGATCAGCATGAAGATCAAATCGACGGGCGCGCCGTCGAGCGCGTCGAAGTCGATGGGCCGCTCTGAGCGCGCGAAAACCCCGTAGATGGTCGAGAGCTTCGACAGCTTTCCATGGGGGATGGCGACGCCGTCCCCGATGCCGGTCGATCCCAAGCGCTCGCGCTGCAGCACCGAATCGTAAATCTCGCGCGCCGACTGGCCAGAAAGCTCGGAGGCCCTTTGCGCGAGCTCAAGCAGGGCGTCCTTCTTTGTCGTTGCGACGAGAGGGGACACAATGGCGTGCGGGCCGAGCAGATCGGTAAGTCGCATGGGTTGACGTTCCTTCGCTCGGCTGATGGGGGTGACGGCCGGGTCACTGAAAGGTCGGCGCATTCACTTGGTTTCCTGCACAAGCGCAAAACGATCGCGGCGCGTCTTAGGGCGTAGATGCAAGCGTCGCGCCGCCGCCGCCGCGCGACGCACGCCTTACACGCTCTCCGGCGCGTCGATCCATCCGATATGGTGATCGTTGCGGCGATAAACCACGTTTATTCGTCCCGTCGAGGCGTGCCGAAAGACGACGACGGGAGCGCCCGAAAGGTCGAGATCGAGCACGGCCTGTGAGACGGAGCGGCGGCGCAGCTGCGTCGTGGTCTCGGCGATAACTGCCGCATTGAACTCATTGGGCGCCTCGGACTCCTGGTCGGGCGCCTCCAACAGATAGCTCGGCACGAGCTCGACCTTGGCGGCGTCGTGATCGTGGTGGCTCTTCAAGCGGCTCTTGTAACGTCGCAGACGCTTTTCGATCCGCGCGGCGGATTGGTCGAAGGCTGCGTAAGGATCCTGCGCGCGCCCGTCCGCCTGCAGCAAGATTCCGGAGGTCAGGTGCAGGCTGCAATCCGTGCGATATCCCGCGCCTTCGGGCTCGATCGTCACGTGACCCGACACCCCGCCGTCAAAATATTTTCCGGTGAGCGCTTGAATGCGGTCAGTCACATGAGCGCGCAAAGCTTCGCCAATGTTGATGTTCTTTCCGGAAACCCGCAATGCCATCTCGCGTCAAACCTCGCCCATCATGTGTCGTCCGAACTCTTGCTCAACCATGAATCGCGTCGTCCTCGTGGGTGAGGCGCTCCTAATTCATGCTCCAGGATTTTGGCGAAGTCGGGTCGAATGGCCAAGACGACGCTGTTGCGAGGCGATCGAGCCGGACGCCCTCGATCCGCCGAGCGGCGGGAAGCGATAGAAGCCTGCGTGAGCGAAGTCAATGGGCGGGCGCGCTGAGGCGAGCCTCACGCATGCTGGCGCGCCGAGAGCTTCTGACGGCGCCGATCGACCGAGGAGGGGATACGCAGGCTGTCTCGATATTTGGCCACGGTGCGGCGCGCGATGTCGATGTCGAGCTCCTTGAGGCGCGCGACGATAGCATCGTCCGACAGCACGTCATTCGGGCTTTCCTTGTCGATCATTTGCTTGATCTTGAAGCGCACGGCTTCCGCCGAATGCGCTTCGGCGCCGCTCGCCGCGGCAATCGAGGCGGAGAAGAAATATTTCAGCTCGAATAGCCCCCGCGGCGTCATCATATATTTATTGGACGTGACGCGTGACACCGTCGATTCGTGCATGGAGATCGCATCAGCGACGGCGCGGAGATTGAGCGGGCGGAGATGCTCGACGCCCTTTTCGAAGAATGCGTCCTGCAGCCGCACGATCTCGGAGGCGACCTTGAGGATCGTGCGCTGCCGCTGCTCCAGGCTCTTGACGAGCCAATTGGCGTTCTGAAGACAGTTGGAGACGAAGCTCTTGTCGGCGTCGCCCTTCGCTGAGGCGTTCACGCGCGCCACGTACGAATTGTTGATGAGAACGCGCGGCAGCGCATCGGTGTTGAGCTCGACGCGCCAGCTTCCGTCGCCGGCCGCCGTGACGATCACATCGGCGATGATCGCGGGCGCGTCGCCGCCGCTAAAGGCGCGGCCGGGCTTGGGGTCGAGGCCGCGAAGCTCTGCCGCCATGTCTCTCACATCTTCTTCGTCGACGCCGCATAGTCGCGACAGCTGTGCGAAGTCGGCCTTGGCGACGAGCGGAAGATTGGCGACGAAGATCTGCATGGCCGGATCGAATCGATCGCGCTCGCGAAGCTGGATAGCGAGGCATTCGGCCAGGTCTCTGGCCCCGACGCCCGATGGCTCGAAGCGCTGCACGACGTCGAGCACGGCCTGCGTCTCTTCGAGGCTCGCGCCAAGCCGTTCCGCGATCGCTTCGATCGTTTCGCGGAGGTAGCCGTTTTCGTCGATCGCGTCGATTATCGAGAGCCCGATCAGGCGCTGGCGCGGGTCCGCGCAGGCTAGAGAGAGCTGTTCCTCGAGTGTGTCGCGCAGGCTCTTGGCGGTGGCGACATAGGCCTCGAGATTTGGCGTCTCGCCGTCCGCAGATCCGCCGCCGCCGAGCGTTCCGCTCCAGGATGACGCCGAAAGCCCCATAGCCTCCGCGGCGCCCAGCGCTTCGGTCCGGGACTGGGACGGCTCCTCGGAGTCGTAAAGGTTCGATACGTCCGCGCCGAGATTGGCGGCGTATTCGCCAGCGTCTGTTGACAGGGACTCCTTGGCCCAGTCGCCCTCAACGCGCTCGCTCGCACCCTCCTGCGGGCTTTCCTCCGAGGGCCGCTCGGCCCCGGCCGGCTCGCCGACCTCGCTCGGGCCCTCCGACTCGAGGAGCGGATTGCGCTCCATCTCATCTTGGAGAAAGGCGGTAAGCTCGATGCTCGAAAATTGCAGAAGCTTGATGGCTTGTAGCAGCTGAGGCGTCATCACCAGGGATTGGCCCTGCCGCATCATCAGCTTTTGAGAGATCGCCATGGAGATTTTGCCTTATGGGCGCTCGGCCCGTTTTTTGCTTACCGAAGCTTATCGCACGAGGGCGGCCTATGCAACGTTAACGGCAATTCTCTCCTGGCGGGCGCGATCCTAGAGCGCGATGCGAAAAAGTGGAAACCGGATTTTTCGTAAAAATCGCGCTTCAAACTTTTAGAATCGATCATGCTTTCTGCGTTCAAGCGATGGTGCCTGAACGCAGCGTGACCTTGAGCATGTTTCGGAAAAGCGCGAAGCGGTTTTCCGGTCAAGACATGCTCTAAGTTTTTGATTTGGAGCTTAGTCCTTTTCGAACCGAACTCATCGCGCCGGGGCGTCGACGAAGCGACGCGTGATTCTCCAGCTGATGCGCCGGCGAGACGTGCGCCGCATTCAACTCCGTCGGCTTCGCGGATCGGCGCTTCTGCAACACTCTCGTCAAGCTCTCGCTTAATGCGGCGTAATTCCGCGGCGCCTTCACTTTGAACTGCGTGACCGTTTCATCGACAAGGACGAAGGCTCGTCACCCCCAAAGACCCTGCGGCGCTGCAGCTCCAACAAGATCATGTCCTGCGCCTCGACGAGGCTGGAACATGGAAGGGCAGGGCGTAGTCTCGATGCAGGATCTCGCCAAAACAGTCTTCGCATGCGGCCCGAGCGCAGCCTGTCGGCTAGGCGCCGGAAGCGCGGCCGTCAATCTGCTGCAAGCCGCGATCCGGCTTCAAGCAACTCGTGACTGCATTCGTGCAGACTGATTTGCGCGCCAGTGAGGCGCGCCTTGCCTATGTCGGCGCAGGAATTCCGTATTCTATGCATGACGGAAGCGGAATGAATGGCGGCGGGCGGCGGCGCCGAAGCTCACCGCGCGCATGATCGTGTTCTTACATCCAGTTCTGCTTGTCGTGGCGATCGCGCCGGCGATCATCCGGATGATCGCTTTTGGCGTCCAAGGCGAGAGGCCGGATTGCGCCGTTTGACGCCCCGAGGCGCCGGGCCTAAGAAGAGCGTGACGGTTCTTCGTAAGAAGTGAATAGGGAACGCGGTGAGGAGTCTTCCGATTCCGCGGCTGCCCCCGCAACTGTGACCGGCGAGGCCGCGCCAAGCGCCACTGCGGATATAACGCCGCGGGAAGGCGGCGTGAGCCTTTGACCCGTAAGCCAGGAGACCTGCCGTCACTAGCCTGTTAGACGCCGCCGGCGGGGCGGCAAGGAGACGATCATGAAGCCTTTTCTACCTCCTCCCGCTTG
Protein-coding sequences here:
- a CDS encoding general stress protein translates to MNTLQQPRKSNRGFASMDPEKQRLIARKGGQSVPDEKRSFSQNPELAAKAGRKGGQSVNPDKRSFSRDHALASEAGRKGGHAAHVGVVKQTSTRH
- a CDS encoding PTS sugar transporter subunit IIA; its protein translation is MRLTDLLGPHAIVSPLVATTKKDALLELAQRASELSGQSAREIYDSVLQRERLGSTGIGDGVAIPHGKLSKLSTIYGVFARSERPIDFDALDGAPVDLIFMLITPESAGADHLKSLACAARMLRDPVTVAALRKTRDPIAIYELIAGRSQNEAA
- the hpf gene encoding ribosome hibernation-promoting factor, HPF/YfiA family, which gives rise to MALRVSGKNINIGEALRAHVTDRIQALTGKYFDGGVSGHVTIEPEGAGYRTDCSLHLTSGILLQADGRAQDPYAAFDQSAARIEKRLRRYKSRLKSHHDHDAAKVELVPSYLLEAPDQESEAPNEFNAAVIAETTTQLRRRSVSQAVLDLDLSGAPVVVFRHASTGRINVVYRRNDHHIGWIDAPESV
- the rpoN gene encoding RNA polymerase factor sigma-54, giving the protein MAISQKLMMRQGQSLVMTPQLLQAIKLLQFSSIELTAFLQDEMERNPLLESEGPSEVGEPAGAERPSEESPQEGASERVEGDWAKESLSTDAGEYAANLGADVSNLYDSEEPSQSRTEALGAAEAMGLSASSWSGTLGGGGSADGETPNLEAYVATAKSLRDTLEEQLSLACADPRQRLIGLSIIDAIDENGYLRETIEAIAERLGASLEETQAVLDVVQRFEPSGVGARDLAECLAIQLRERDRFDPAMQIFVANLPLVAKADFAQLSRLCGVDEEDVRDMAAELRGLDPKPGRAFSGGDAPAIIADVIVTAAGDGSWRVELNTDALPRVLINNSYVARVNASAKGDADKSFVSNCLQNANWLVKSLEQRQRTILKVASEIVRLQDAFFEKGVEHLRPLNLRAVADAISMHESTVSRVTSNKYMMTPRGLFELKYFFSASIAAASGAEAHSAEAVRFKIKQMIDKESPNDVLSDDAIVARLKELDIDIARRTVAKYRDSLRIPSSVDRRRQKLSARQHA